In Pseudomonadota bacterium, a single genomic region encodes these proteins:
- a CDS encoding GNAT family N-acetyltransferase — protein MAIIQAKITDAEEVLRLQKLAYQIEAKRYNDYNIPPLKQTIAEIKEQFKTYIILKAVSEKQIIGTVRAYEEDGTCFVGKLAVLPDMQNQGIGAALMKEIEKHFTPKRFELFVGSKSDNNIHLYKKLGYNIYKTGGYDCDHIEIIYMEKVNKK, from the coding sequence ATGGCAATCATACAAGCAAAAATTACTGATGCAGAAGAAGTCTTGAGATTGCAGAAGTTGGCTTATCAAATTGAGGCCAAACGCTACAATGATTATAATATACCTCCACTTAAACAGACAATTGCTGAAATAAAAGAACAATTCAAAACATATATAATATTAAAAGCTGTTTCTGAAAAACAAATTATCGGCACTGTGAGAGCATATGAAGAAGATGGGACTTGTTTTGTCGGCAAGCTGGCAGTTCTTCCTGATATGCAAAATCAAGGCATCGGAGCAGCTTTGATGAAAGAAATTGAAAAGCATTTTACCCCAAAAAGATTTGAGCTTTTTGTAGGTTCTAAAAGCGATAATAATATACATCTTTATAAAAAATTAGGTTATAATATCTATAAAACGGGTGGTTATGATTGTGACCATATAGAAATTATATATATGGAAAAGGTTAATAAGAAATGA
- a CDS encoding BrnA antitoxin family protein yields MRDHYDFSKMKGRKNPYIKHLKQPVTIRLDRDTISYFKSMSEDLGIPYQNLINLYLRDCSVNQRKLQMKWQTENAEQNS; encoded by the coding sequence ATGAGAGACCATTATGATTTTTCCAAAATGAAGGGCCGTAAAAATCCCTATATAAAACATTTAAAACAACCGGTAACTATTCGGCTTGACCGTGATACCATTTCATATTTCAAGTCTATGTCGGAAGATTTGGGCATTCCTTACCAAAACTTAATAAACCTTTATCTTCGAGATTGCTCTGTTAATCAAAGAAAACTGCAAATGAAATGGCAAACTGAAAATGCCGAACAAAACAGTTGA